Proteins encoded in a region of the Zunongwangia endophytica genome:
- the drt3b gene encoding antiviral reverse transcriptase Drt3b: MRKKINIKYPIERVVLSDVLPYETPLTFTNRYFYDYLIHRKKIINNSNTTKAFNAIENILFGSGKKNNPFSFKVSHKKKEFRSLSLIHPLNQLEVVNFYDKYNNLIIDACSKSQFSLRKPAVIARHIYYDDLLHNKNKDGELENSVIEQENSEYENLKSFFSYKKYSNIHRFFESYEFHRSEKKFRSLHRTDISKCFDSIYSHTISWAFYNKEIIKQNIEFSRTTFPGKFDDLMQKANANETNGILIGPEFSRIFAEIILQRIDIDVQKKIYSKYQLAHKKNYEIFRYVDDYFIFHNSDFDLDNILKTLKHCLKEYKLSINSSKSKNFEKPIITEISMAKQKISDLFINHLKFKIEDPKETDIATDTSDNSDNSDESKVYFSSNNIITRFKSIIKENDIEYKEVMNYSLAVLDNKTKKIIKNYQSYYKKGIELEENQFEKAFLEILDVSFFLYSVSPRVNSTIKICLIINKILTFVKKNKKNKYQAPFSISAEHNILKKISDEIYHILEKNKSDEDTQIESLYLLIALSNLGKEYRLSKELLYSYFNIENKNSKIRFKNDLNYFSITVLIFYIKNIKIYADLLEELKKILLKLFSSQTHEWRNETEIILLLLDVLSCPYLNSDTPEWLDSKIQNASTPKSKKKYITSKKKKKYAFKIKLLNSLGFKENCIDIIEYRKYWFTKWNNFDFGLELQAKRSKEVY; the protein is encoded by the coding sequence ATGAGAAAAAAAATAAATATCAAATATCCCATTGAGAGAGTGGTTTTATCTGATGTTCTTCCGTATGAAACACCTTTGACTTTCACCAACAGATATTTTTACGATTATTTAATACATAGAAAAAAGATAATAAATAATAGCAATACAACTAAAGCTTTCAACGCAATAGAGAATATACTATTCGGAAGTGGCAAAAAAAATAATCCTTTTTCTTTTAAAGTAAGTCATAAGAAAAAGGAGTTTCGAAGTTTATCTCTTATCCATCCTTTAAATCAGCTTGAAGTAGTAAACTTTTACGATAAGTATAATAATTTGATTATAGATGCTTGTTCGAAAAGTCAATTTTCGTTAAGAAAACCAGCTGTGATCGCAAGACATATTTATTATGATGATCTATTGCATAACAAAAATAAGGATGGTGAACTAGAAAATTCTGTTATAGAACAAGAAAATAGTGAATATGAAAATTTGAAATCATTTTTTAGTTATAAAAAATATAGCAATATTCATCGATTCTTCGAATCCTATGAATTTCATAGATCTGAAAAGAAATTTAGGAGTTTGCATAGGACAGACATTTCAAAGTGTTTTGATAGTATATATTCTCATACTATCTCTTGGGCTTTCTATAATAAAGAAATTATTAAACAAAATATTGAGTTCTCTAGGACAACGTTTCCTGGTAAATTTGATGATTTAATGCAGAAGGCTAATGCTAATGAAACAAATGGAATTTTAATAGGACCTGAATTTTCAAGAATATTTGCAGAAATTATTCTCCAAAGAATCGATATTGATGTTCAAAAAAAAATATATAGTAAGTATCAGTTAGCCCATAAAAAAAATTATGAAATTTTTAGATATGTAGATGACTATTTTATCTTCCACAATTCCGATTTTGACTTAGATAATATATTGAAAACTTTGAAACACTGCTTAAAGGAATATAAACTTTCTATCAATTCTAGTAAATCTAAAAATTTTGAAAAGCCAATCATTACTGAAATTAGTATGGCGAAACAAAAAATAAGTGATTTATTTATAAATCACTTAAAATTCAAAATAGAAGATCCCAAAGAAACAGATATTGCTACCGACACTTCAGATAATTCAGATAATTCAGACGAAAGCAAAGTATACTTTTCATCAAACAATATTATAACTCGTTTCAAGTCAATTATCAAAGAAAATGATATTGAGTATAAAGAGGTGATGAATTACAGTTTGGCTGTGCTCGACAATAAGACCAAAAAGATTATAAAAAATTATCAATCATATTATAAGAAAGGAATTGAGTTAGAAGAGAATCAATTCGAAAAAGCTTTTCTAGAAATTTTAGATGTAAGCTTTTTTCTTTATTCTGTATCTCCTAGGGTCAATTCAACAATTAAAATCTGTTTAATTATAAATAAGATCTTAACCTTTGTAAAAAAGAACAAAAAGAATAAATATCAGGCTCCCTTTTCAATTAGTGCAGAGCACAATATCTTAAAAAAAATATCTGATGAAATTTATCACATACTTGAAAAAAATAAATCAGATGAAGATACTCAAATTGAGAGTCTATATTTATTGATTGCTTTAAGTAATTTAGGAAAAGAATATAGACTATCAAAAGAGTTATTGTACTCCTATTTTAATATTGAAAATAAGAATTCGAAAATTAGATTTAAGAATGATCTCAATTATTTTTCTATAACAGTGCTTATCTTTTACATTAAAAATATTAAAATTTATGCTGATCTGCTCGAAGAGCTAAAAAAAATATTACTTAAGTTATTTTCATCACAAACTCACGAATGGAGAAATGAAACTGAAATTATCTTATTGTTATTAGATGTATTATCTTGCCCATATTTAAATTCCGATACTCCTGAATGGTTAGATTCTAAAATTCAGAATGCAAGTACCCCAAAAAGTAAGAAAAAATACATAACAAGTAAAAAAAAGAAAAAGTATGCTTTCAAAATTAAATTGCTGAATTCCTTGGGATTTAAAGAAAATTGCATTGATATTATAGAATACAGAAAATATTGGTTTACAAAATGGAATAATTTCGATTTTGGACTAGAATTGCAAGCAAAGAGAAGTAAAGAAGTTTATTAA
- a CDS encoding site-specific integrase has product MRTTQTFMISFFIRKKKNKPEEALLYARISVNGIYIEMSLKRSLDVSRWNQSACKLNGSSMESQQLNKKIDDTKALLYKAYDSLQKEDQVITASAVKSRYLGIDKKHYTLTQLLDYHSTKMKGVLKYGTLKNYTTTETYLKNYLKEKRNISDIYLKQIDYQFTLGFERFLGDLPSLSNNGVMKHMERFKKLMRLAEDLDWIEKNPTKRFKLRFQHVDMVYLSKAELQKIKEKKFKRSTLGINRDIFVFCCYTGLPYGDVLELKKKHIQIGFDGKKWIYTRRMKTNKLLRIPLLEEAERILEKYKEHPRVSNSDILLPVYSNQKTNHYLREITKAVKINKALSFHAARHTFATTVTLANGVPIETVSKLLGHTKLSTTQIYARVIDSKISNDMDKLREKL; this is encoded by the coding sequence ATGCGTACCACTCAAACATTTATGATTTCTTTTTTCATCCGCAAGAAAAAAAACAAACCGGAAGAAGCCCTCCTTTATGCCCGAATATCAGTTAACGGCATTTATATTGAAATGAGCCTAAAACGTAGCTTAGATGTAAGCCGTTGGAACCAATCAGCCTGCAAGCTAAATGGTAGTAGTATGGAAAGCCAACAACTCAATAAAAAGATAGACGATACCAAGGCACTTTTATATAAAGCCTATGACAGCCTGCAAAAAGAAGATCAGGTGATTACCGCCAGTGCTGTAAAGTCAAGATACCTGGGCATTGATAAAAAACACTACACCTTAACCCAATTACTGGACTACCACTCCACTAAAATGAAAGGTGTTTTGAAATATGGAACATTAAAGAATTATACGACAACAGAAACCTATCTAAAGAATTACCTAAAAGAAAAACGTAACATATCGGATATTTATCTCAAACAGATTGATTACCAATTTACGCTAGGTTTCGAGCGATTTCTGGGTGATTTGCCATCATTGAGTAACAATGGCGTCATGAAACATATGGAACGCTTTAAAAAGCTTATGCGCCTTGCTGAAGATCTGGATTGGATTGAAAAGAACCCAACCAAACGGTTTAAACTTCGGTTTCAACATGTGGATATGGTGTATTTATCCAAAGCAGAATTACAAAAGATCAAGGAAAAGAAGTTTAAACGTTCTACGCTTGGCATAAACCGTGATATTTTTGTGTTTTGCTGCTATACCGGATTGCCTTATGGGGATGTCTTGGAACTGAAGAAAAAGCATATTCAAATCGGATTTGATGGTAAAAAATGGATTTATACAAGGCGAATGAAAACAAATAAGTTACTTAGAATCCCACTTCTGGAAGAAGCTGAACGAATTTTAGAAAAATATAAAGAGCATCCACGTGTAAGTAATAGTGATATCTTGCTTCCGGTGTATTCCAATCAAAAAACAAATCACTACTTAAGAGAGATTACCAAAGCTGTCAAAATCAATAAAGCTCTTAGTTTCCATGCGGCAAGGCATACCTTTGCTACAACGGTAACTTTAGCTAATGGTGTACCCATAGAAACAGTCTCCAAGCTTTTAGGGCATACTAAACTATCCACTACGCAAATTTATGCAAGGGTGATCGATTCAAAGATTTCAAACGATATGGATAAGTTGAGGGAGAAATTATAA
- a CDS encoding response regulator transcription factor, whose protein sequence is MKIFKILQFIILAIVLLTMKGYSKGLDDSEPFVQKEEKKALEDTIRNFEESILDGKTKRESKVWGSNAEKAWLDYRLFESSLREDYDAKNYLEQTKSYLKDSTQILIVKLKGLESLNEKGLLEKDILQNQEYYLALLVEFENSELPPQTYLYFENKIRKVSLNKTNEKYKTSLILNFVGLIAIGGLTFGYFKNKKEKPSYTLLSSQEKKIKNLILDGKTNKEIAEALFISLSTVKTHISNIYSKLGVKNRKELQTNS, encoded by the coding sequence ATGAAGATTTTCAAGATTTTACAATTTATAATTTTAGCCATTGTACTCCTAACAATGAAAGGATACAGCAAAGGATTAGATGATTCTGAACCTTTTGTTCAAAAAGAAGAAAAAAAAGCCTTAGAAGATACTATTAGAAATTTTGAAGAATCTATACTTGATGGCAAAACAAAAAGAGAAAGCAAAGTGTGGGGGAGCAATGCCGAAAAAGCCTGGTTAGATTACCGTCTTTTTGAGAGCAGTTTGAGAGAAGATTACGATGCCAAAAATTATCTAGAGCAAACCAAGTCTTATTTAAAGGATTCTACTCAGATTTTAATAGTCAAACTTAAAGGCCTTGAAAGTTTAAACGAAAAAGGACTCTTAGAAAAAGATATTTTACAGAATCAAGAATATTATTTAGCCTTACTTGTCGAATTTGAAAATAGTGAATTACCTCCACAAACCTATTTATACTTTGAGAATAAAATAAGGAAAGTAAGCCTTAATAAGACCAATGAAAAATACAAAACAAGCCTTATTCTAAATTTTGTCGGTTTGATAGCTATAGGTGGATTGACCTTCGGTTATTTCAAAAATAAAAAGGAAAAACCTTCTTACACTCTTTTGAGTAGTCAGGAAAAAAAGATTAAAAACTTGATACTGGATGGCAAAACAAATAAAGAAATAGCAGAAGCCCTTTTTATAAGTCTAAGTACCGTTAAAACGCATATTTCCAATATCTATAGTAAATTAGGGGTTAAAAATCGAAAGGAACTACAAACCAATTCTTAA
- a CDS encoding outer membrane beta-barrel family protein, translating to MKKLAIILCLISTFSGSSQNIFTLSGNVENEKDEKVSLGQVYLLNEQEQLIDFSVIENGDFSLDAERGKYLLKVEVLNYEIFEETLDLDEDQRLDINLKSLPDNLDEVKITTKRKTLIYKNGSININVENSVFETLPQAKDVLAKLPKVQISPDGENLSILGQGTPLIYLGNQQIQFQELNSIPVTNIKNIEIINNPSAQYEADGRNVIIVHLKDQRENGFNVSLAETASFKRRFNNYSSTALNYRKDKFAFTANFEYNRLHHWESNQSEFTLLDEDIYSSYNVVTSAPRPQIVSGLNVSYDLDEDTKLSTSINFRTQSEDFPIETETFLKDGFESTDILTLTQNNGERNYMTSQLNFSKSFSENQDLFLGGQYSWYGQDLQTEIYNSINQQEYQFAGLRDQDFGIKRGSMRIDYENKTSSIFTVALGASLALAKANAYTYINSEAKNYGYEESIYASYADHSGNFKNWDYRIGLRIEESQVKGNYEQEQNLVIDRNNLNWLPSVQFNYTLENENTLSINYKKSLQRPNYSNASSIRAYLNPFLEFSGNINLRPTYTDEVSLNYQWKKMSFEVGYYTEKDPVYYSVDFNEAMERLIMSPNNLERENGIYLELAAPVSYKFLTSTNSLLFAYSEIMDAAGIQTLKAKPFFYYYSHNEIDIIPKTQFAINFRGQTTRHEGIYKRNSMFVLGASFSRTFFEKLQVSLNFNDIFQQMNYGETYQINNIYTNSLFFADGQEIAIGLKYSFGKNIKDATLKKNVDEELERLK from the coding sequence ATGAAAAAATTAGCTATTATTCTTTGTTTGATCAGCACTTTCTCTGGCTCAAGTCAAAATATATTTACATTATCGGGAAATGTGGAAAATGAAAAGGATGAAAAAGTTTCCCTGGGACAGGTCTATTTATTAAACGAACAAGAACAACTTATCGATTTCAGTGTAATCGAGAATGGGGATTTTTCTTTGGATGCTGAAAGAGGTAAATATCTGCTAAAAGTTGAAGTACTCAATTATGAAATTTTTGAAGAAACTCTTGATTTGGATGAAGATCAACGGCTTGACATTAATTTGAAAAGCCTTCCCGATAATCTGGATGAAGTAAAAATAACGACTAAGCGAAAAACTTTAATTTATAAAAATGGAAGCATCAATATAAATGTTGAAAATTCTGTTTTTGAAACATTGCCACAAGCAAAAGATGTGCTCGCGAAACTTCCTAAAGTTCAGATCAGTCCAGATGGCGAAAATTTGAGCATATTAGGACAGGGAACTCCGTTAATTTATCTCGGAAATCAACAAATTCAATTTCAAGAATTGAATTCTATTCCAGTGACCAATATTAAGAATATCGAGATTATAAATAATCCCAGTGCGCAATATGAAGCCGACGGAAGAAATGTGATCATAGTTCACCTGAAAGATCAGCGCGAAAACGGATTTAATGTGAGTTTAGCTGAAACAGCATCTTTTAAAAGAAGGTTTAATAATTATTCTTCAACCGCACTAAATTATAGAAAAGATAAATTTGCTTTTACTGCTAATTTTGAATATAACCGCTTACATCATTGGGAAAGTAATCAATCAGAATTTACGCTTTTGGATGAGGATATTTATTCCAGCTATAATGTGGTTACATCTGCACCAAGACCACAAATCGTTTCCGGGCTTAACGTATCCTATGATCTTGATGAAGACACCAAACTATCAACTAGCATCAATTTCAGGACGCAGAGTGAGGATTTTCCCATTGAAACAGAAACGTTTTTGAAAGACGGTTTTGAAAGTACAGATATACTTACCCTTACCCAAAATAATGGCGAAAGAAACTATATGACTTCCCAATTAAATTTCAGTAAATCATTTTCTGAAAATCAAGACCTCTTTTTGGGTGGTCAATATTCCTGGTACGGACAGGATTTACAAACGGAAATTTACAATAGTATTAACCAGCAAGAATACCAGTTTGCAGGTTTAAGAGATCAGGATTTTGGTATCAAACGGGGCAGTATGCGGATTGATTATGAAAATAAAACTAGTTCGATATTTACTGTTGCTTTAGGAGCCAGCCTGGCATTGGCTAAGGCAAATGCATATACATATATTAATTCAGAAGCAAAAAACTATGGTTATGAAGAATCCATTTATGCTTCTTATGCCGATCATTCCGGAAACTTTAAAAATTGGGACTATCGCATAGGATTAAGAATAGAGGAAAGCCAAGTGAAGGGAAATTATGAACAAGAACAAAATTTAGTTATAGATCGGAATAACCTCAATTGGTTGCCATCAGTACAATTTAATTATACTCTGGAAAATGAAAATACACTGTCTATAAATTACAAAAAAAGCCTTCAAAGACCCAATTATTCAAATGCCAGTTCAATTAGAGCCTATCTTAATCCATTCCTTGAATTCTCAGGGAACATAAATTTAAGACCAACGTATACTGATGAAGTTTCCCTGAATTACCAATGGAAAAAAATGTCATTTGAGGTGGGTTATTATACCGAAAAAGATCCGGTGTATTATAGCGTCGATTTTAATGAAGCGATGGAGCGTTTAATTATGTCTCCCAATAATTTGGAAAGGGAAAATGGAATATACCTGGAACTTGCGGCACCCGTATCCTATAAATTCTTAACTTCTACCAATTCCCTTTTATTTGCATATTCTGAAATAATGGATGCAGCCGGAATTCAGACATTGAAAGCCAAACCTTTTTTTTATTATTATTCCCATAATGAGATTGATATAATCCCCAAAACTCAATTCGCTATTAACTTTCGGGGACAGACTACCAGACATGAAGGAATTTATAAAAGAAATTCCATGTTTGTTTTAGGAGCATCCTTTTCCAGAACTTTTTTCGAAAAATTGCAAGTGAGTTTAAACTTTAATGACATTTTTCAACAAATGAATTATGGGGAAACCTATCAAATCAATAACATTTATACCAACAGCCTGTTTTTTGCAGACGGACAGGAAATAGCCATAGGTTTAAAATATTCCTTCGGAAAAAATATAAAAGACGCAACTCTAAAGAAAAATGTAGACGAAGAATTGGAGCGACTTAAATAA
- the drt3a gene encoding antiviral reverse transcriptase Drt3a has product MLDQSFSPDNLRIILDLENRKGVYIENKSFFENDYFQKSRKVSEEIKSVNEKIKRELGKDPSDEDLLNKLENEKDILKKKRDDVLYEILNKINKNINNDKFTLKLELGEIKFKSQLYKFSNTAENFFASKQIQRNILKTFKVKQQNRRAILSQLILHLEDKFPKVIIRTDIKSFYESIPHNDLLNKIDNNNLLSFQTKYHIKHTLNQYWKLVESQFPNKSLRKGIPRGIGFSAYLAELYLKKIDDLIKTSDNVIFYKRYVDDIIIIYSPSDKFENKSIDQYKKKVSKIFENTTKLRLHPNKTKCFDLKNKTKIGRTYKLDYLGYLFIFGWKKNKKDGVILKRKLEIKMSEKKLNRYSDKIKMAFLDYKQGLIKYKGKETQIRKLLISRIKYLSTNSRLNSRKQNVLIGIYFSNEFLTEPFSDLTYLDTLLRNEINKLPTIRDKDKKLVRRLKTFNFSKSFKQKKFSKFNNAQFENDKLLKIWKYL; this is encoded by the coding sequence GTGTTAGATCAGTCTTTTTCTCCAGATAATCTTAGAATCATTCTAGACTTAGAAAATAGAAAGGGAGTATATATTGAAAATAAAAGTTTTTTCGAAAATGATTATTTCCAAAAATCGCGAAAAGTTTCTGAAGAGATAAAATCAGTAAACGAAAAGATTAAAAGAGAGCTCGGTAAGGATCCTTCAGATGAAGATTTATTAAATAAGTTGGAAAATGAAAAAGATATTCTTAAAAAGAAAAGGGATGATGTACTTTATGAAATTTTGAATAAAATTAATAAAAATATTAACAATGATAAATTTACCCTAAAACTTGAACTAGGCGAAATAAAGTTTAAATCTCAATTATATAAATTCAGCAATACGGCTGAAAATTTTTTTGCCTCTAAACAAATTCAAAGGAATATTCTAAAGACATTCAAAGTTAAACAGCAGAATAGAAGAGCCATACTTTCCCAATTAATTCTGCATTTAGAAGATAAATTCCCTAAAGTCATTATTAGAACTGATATTAAAAGCTTTTACGAATCTATTCCGCATAATGATCTTCTTAATAAGATTGATAATAACAATTTATTGAGTTTTCAGACTAAGTACCATATAAAGCATACATTAAATCAATATTGGAAACTCGTCGAATCTCAATTTCCGAATAAATCGTTAAGAAAAGGTATTCCGCGAGGTATAGGTTTTAGTGCATACTTAGCTGAACTTTACTTGAAAAAAATTGATGATTTAATTAAAACATCTGATAATGTAATTTTTTATAAAAGGTATGTAGATGATATAATTATTATATATAGTCCATCAGATAAATTTGAAAATAAATCAATCGATCAGTACAAAAAGAAAGTTTCAAAAATTTTTGAGAACACTACTAAATTAAGATTGCATCCAAATAAAACTAAATGTTTCGATCTTAAAAATAAAACTAAAATAGGCAGAACTTATAAATTAGATTATTTAGGATATCTGTTCATTTTTGGGTGGAAAAAAAATAAAAAAGATGGTGTAATCTTAAAAAGAAAATTGGAGATAAAAATGTCTGAAAAAAAATTAAACCGATATTCTGATAAGATTAAAATGGCATTTCTAGATTATAAGCAAGGGCTAATTAAATACAAAGGTAAGGAAACTCAAATTCGTAAATTATTGATTTCAAGGATTAAATATTTATCAACTAATTCCAGATTGAACAGTAGGAAACAAAATGTTTTGATAGGTATATATTTTTCAAACGAATTCTTGACTGAACCATTTTCTGATCTTACTTATCTTGATACGTTACTTAGAAATGAAATAAATAAATTGCCTACAATCAGGGATAAGGACAAAAAATTAGTAAGAAGATTAAAAACTTTTAATTTTTCGAAAAGCTTTAAGCAGAAAAAGTTTTCAAAATTCAATAATGCTCAGTTTGAGAATGATAAATTATTGAAAATCTGGAAATACTTATGA
- a CDS encoding class I SAM-dependent methyltransferase, which translates to MGHQKNIRVHETAFVTSAFRATDENLSHDTFARLWQNSKTEKWIIEYLKMVSSEEPFTHCLRNRYFLDEINALVQKNEIDVLINFGSGFSMYPFLLDKKLIHIEIDKPEIVTYKRQKLEHWQQENVLAKRDIHFIGVDFTSEYKSGLITKLNAIKGNRPCFILIEGVLFFLNREETNDLFELFKTVQNSGDYIGSASFQETIKNTQAFKNLLHFFNLKVAKTSKDDYQTIDDQYYTSVPNYTLIDQQDYFSLSKKYDHKVIKEKTLILNENFYLLKKI; encoded by the coding sequence ATGGGACATCAAAAAAACATAAGGGTTCATGAAACTGCTTTTGTGACTTCCGCTTTCCGAGCAACCGATGAAAATTTGAGTCATGATACTTTTGCCCGGCTATGGCAGAATTCTAAAACTGAAAAATGGATCATCGAATATCTTAAAATGGTTTCTTCAGAAGAGCCTTTTACACACTGTTTAAGGAATAGATATTTTCTGGATGAAATTAATGCATTAGTACAAAAGAATGAAATTGATGTACTGATCAATTTTGGCAGTGGATTCAGTATGTATCCTTTTTTACTTGATAAGAAACTAATACATATTGAAATCGATAAGCCTGAAATAGTAACGTATAAAAGGCAGAAATTAGAACATTGGCAACAAGAGAATGTACTAGCTAAACGGGATATTCATTTTATCGGTGTCGATTTCACTTCAGAATATAAGTCCGGTTTAATCACAAAGTTAAATGCTATTAAAGGAAATAGACCTTGTTTTATCTTAATCGAAGGGGTGCTTTTCTTTTTAAACAGAGAGGAGACGAATGACTTATTTGAACTCTTCAAAACAGTTCAAAACTCTGGCGACTATATTGGCAGTGCCTCTTTTCAAGAAACGATAAAGAATACCCAAGCTTTTAAGAATCTCCTTCACTTCTTTAATTTAAAAGTCGCAAAAACAAGTAAAGATGATTATCAAACTATTGATGATCAATATTATACCTCTGTACCCAATTATACCTTAATAGACCAACAGGATTATTTTAGCCTTTCGAAAAAATATGACCATAAAGTCATTAAAGAAAAAACACTGATTTTAAATGAAAACTTTTACTTGTTGAAGAAAATTTAA
- a CDS encoding GAF domain-containing protein, with the protein MDEFARLTDLYSYKILDTDPEEKFDEITKLASLICETPVSLISLVDKDRQWFKSVYGIDLKQTLKKDGFCHYLIDGTSSLFEIKDASEDLRFKTSPLVTGYPHIGFYAGAPIKSSSGHVLGALCVIDQKPNSLKDNQKEALKILANKTTEYLNTRKVLIDQQKNIEFSATRLKEILDNTPGVIFQLRIQDDFEISFDFISKGIKDVHEDLSLEKMRNEPKSFLNYIHPEDVVEFRKSMRKSATTLSPYKFNFRVISPNTKIKWYKVRVIPKRIDGETIVWFGTLMDISGIMEYETILEQITYDISHVIRKPLTTLMGLNENLKNHSELDETDLREYADLINIVTDELDIFTRKIDQFYQLKVIDHQNKLYNNFRENKVE; encoded by the coding sequence ATGGACGAATTTGCACGGCTCACGGATTTATACAGTTATAAGATATTAGACACCGATCCAGAAGAGAAATTTGATGAAATCACAAAGCTTGCTTCATTAATATGTGAAACACCTGTTTCTTTAATTAGCCTTGTAGACAAGGATCGCCAATGGTTTAAATCGGTTTATGGCATTGATCTTAAACAAACTTTAAAAAAGGACGGGTTTTGTCATTACCTAATAGATGGCACTTCTTCGCTCTTCGAAATAAAAGATGCATCAGAAGATTTACGTTTTAAAACGAGTCCATTAGTTACCGGTTATCCACATATTGGTTTTTATGCCGGAGCCCCAATTAAAAGTTCTTCCGGTCACGTTCTTGGTGCACTTTGTGTTATCGATCAAAAACCTAATAGTCTAAAAGATAATCAAAAAGAGGCTTTAAAAATTTTAGCAAATAAGACTACAGAGTACTTAAATACTCGAAAAGTATTAATCGATCAACAGAAAAATATTGAATTTAGCGCTACCAGATTAAAGGAAATACTTGATAATACTCCTGGCGTAATTTTTCAATTGAGAATTCAGGATGATTTTGAAATTAGTTTCGATTTTATAAGTAAAGGAATAAAAGATGTACATGAAGATCTCTCTCTCGAAAAAATGAGAAATGAGCCGAAGAGTTTTTTAAACTATATTCATCCTGAAGATGTAGTAGAATTTAGAAAGAGTATGCGAAAATCTGCAACTACTCTAAGTCCTTATAAATTTAATTTTCGTGTTATATCCCCTAATACTAAGATTAAATGGTATAAAGTTAGAGTTATACCTAAGCGTATTGATGGAGAAACAATTGTTTGGTTTGGAACTCTTATGGATATATCGGGTATCATGGAATATGAAACTATTCTAGAACAGATAACCTATGATATCTCACATGTAATAAGGAAACCTTTAACCACTTTAATGGGATTGAATGAGAACTTAAAAAATCATTCAGAATTGGATGAAACTGATTTAAGGGAGTATGCCGACTTGATAAATATAGTTACTGACGAACTGGATATTTTCACAAGAAAGATTGATCAGTTTTATCAGCTAAAAGTAATAGACCACCAAAATAAACTTTACAATAATTTCAGAGAAAACAAAGTAGAATAG